The Nostoc sp. 'Peltigera membranacea cyanobiont' N6 genome contains the following window.
TCTTTGGCAACGGCTTGGCGGTAAAGAGCGATCGCTTCTTCTGGTTTTTCTTGTGTCATTAAGACATCGGCCAGATCGATATATGTTGAAGCGTCAGGCTCAATTTTAATTAGTTGGCGGTAGGCTGCGATCGCTTCGTTCACAAAACCGCGCTTTAATGAGAGTTCAGCTAACTTTTTATAAAAAACCTTGCTATTGGTGTCATTTAATTGACGATAGATAGTGACTGCTTCTGAATATTCCAGGATTTCACCGAGCTTATCATAAGCGTTGTCAGATGAAAGATAACCATTAGCATCAAGTTTAATGGCTTCGCCGTAAGCTGCGATCGCTTCTTGTCGTTTACCTACTTTGAAGAGAATCTCGGCTAAATAATAGTAATTACTGGAATCAGGACTGAGTTTAACTGCTTGACGGTAAGCCATTAATGCTTCCTCCATGCTGCCAACTTCCTGCAACTTATTGCCTAAAGCAATGTAGTTACTATCAGTTTTCGGATCGAGTTTGACAGCTTGACGGTAAGAGGCGATCGCTTCTTGGATTTGTCCCTTTTGTGCCAGGAAATTCCCTAATTTGATGTAAATTGCGCCATTGGGGGTTAATTGCAATGCTTGGCGATAGGTAGCGATCGTCTCTGCAATCTTGCCTTGGTTAGATAAGACATCTGCCAGCTTGACGTAAGCATAGCTGTTTTTGGGATCGCGCTTAATGAAACTCCGCCAAATATTAGCAGCTTCTTGATAATTTTTTACTTCTTCGGCAGATGCCGCTTTTTGTTCCAACTCCTCTACCGTTTGTGCCACACTAATTTGAGGAATCAAAACCAAACCTAAACTCAACAAAAACGGCAATATTTTCCGGCTAACCATAGACTTTCAGCTTAAAATAACTAAGTCAATCTTCAAACCAAGCTTAATCTCGGTATTTAAGTTTGTAACCCGTAAAACTTACCATACTGAGTAAATCAGGCAAAAATATGGCTACGAAAATTCCTGTCACAGTGATTACAGGCTTCTTAGGTAGTGGAAAAACCAGCCTAATTCGCCACCTACTACAAAATAACCAAGGCCGCCGCATTGCCGTTATAGTCAATGAATTTGGCGAACTTGGTATTGATGGCGAATTGTTAAAATCTTGTCAAATTTGCCCAGAAGATGGTGAGGGCGACACTAATATCTTTGAATTAACTAACGGCTGCTTATGTTGCACCGTGCAGGAAGAGTTTTATCCGATGATGCAAGAGTTAATCAAGCGGCGAGATAGTATCGACTGCATTTTGATTGAAACTTCTGGTTTAGCTTTGCCAAAACCATTGGTGAAGGCTTTTCGCTGGCAAGAAATTCGCAACGCTGCCACTGTGGATGCTGTAATTACCGTGGTAGATTGTGCGGCGGTAGCAGCAGGGACATTTGCTAGCGATCCAGATGCGATCGCAGCCCAACGGCAAGCAGATGATAATCTAGAACACGAAACACCCTTGCAAGAACTGTTTGAAGATCAACTTGCTTGTGCAGACTTAGTGGTGTTGAATAAAAT
Protein-coding sequences here:
- a CDS encoding tetratricopeptide repeat protein, with product MVSRKILPFLLSLGLVLIPQISVAQTVEELEQKAASAEEVKNYQEAANIWRSFIKRDPKNSYAYVKLADVLSNQGKIAETIATYRQALQLTPNGAIYIKLGNFLAQKGQIQEAIASYRQAVKLDPKTDSNYIALGNKLQEVGSMEEALMAYRQAVKLSPDSSNYYYLAEILFKVGKRQEAIAAYGEAIKLDANGYLSSDNAYDKLGEILEYSEAVTIYRQLNDTNSKVFYKKLAELSLKRGFVNEAIAAYRQLIKIEPDASTYIDLADVLMTQEKPEEAIALYRQAVAKESTDYYYSKLTQVLAKQENLDEGLTICQKVIKTGEGSYNTCSNINLLLYKQKGFAGVMEFYRPLANLIPRRQMAELYIKLGREISYGESGDGSKQEAAAVFREVLQIDPENTDAKDALKDLIAS
- the cobW gene encoding cobalamin biosynthesis protein CobW, which produces MATKIPVTVITGFLGSGKTSLIRHLLQNNQGRRIAVIVNEFGELGIDGELLKSCQICPEDGEGDTNIFELTNGCLCCTVQEEFYPMMQELIKRRDSIDCILIETSGLALPKPLVKAFRWQEIRNAATVDAVITVVDCAAVAAGTFASDPDAIAAQRQADDNLEHETPLQELFEDQLACADLVVLNKIDLVDAETKARVEELIKQELPRVVKIVESDRSQLDASILLGFQAAVEDNLDSRPSHHDTEEDHNHDEEIISTNLVLDRTFDPEKLQQQLEKLAQQQEIYRIKGFVAVPNKSMRLVMQGVGTRFDKFYDRPWKPEEARQTRLVFIGRDLKSSEIESQLVAL